A single Pseudodesulfovibrio aespoeensis Aspo-2 DNA region contains:
- a CDS encoding substrate-binding domain-containing protein: MVLNGEARAASLAVYGPGGPYPAIRKCAEIFGARQGVAVDVQFGEPAKQADQAAKNGDVYYTGAEYMMDDFIREYPTLLDESAIIYPAARRVGIIVRQGNPKGVQSLGDLAAPGMRILDVSLENMADLRGKANANTTVFVTTGRQGFTAWKTNNNLDAWVTYKTWAEQLDPGEGEFIPIDGPKGLRRIPVTVMRNAPHPDLARAFLKFLETDEARAVFLENGYEPY; this comes from the coding sequence ATGGTCTTGAATGGTGAAGCCAGGGCCGCCTCGCTTGCGGTCTACGGACCGGGCGGGCCTTATCCGGCCATTCGCAAATGCGCGGAGATCTTCGGTGCCAGGCAGGGCGTGGCAGTGGATGTGCAATTCGGCGAACCGGCCAAGCAGGCGGATCAGGCTGCGAAGAACGGCGATGTCTATTACACCGGCGCGGAATACATGATGGACGATTTCATCCGGGAGTACCCGACGCTTCTCGACGAATCCGCCATCATCTATCCTGCCGCCCGGCGGGTGGGGATCATCGTGCGGCAGGGCAACCCGAAGGGCGTGCAAAGCCTGGGCGATCTGGCCGCGCCCGGCATGCGCATCCTGGACGTGAGCCTTGAGAACATGGCCGACCTTCGTGGGAAGGCCAACGCCAATACAACGGTGTTTGTCACCACGGGCCGCCAGGGTTTTACGGCCTGGAAGACAAACAACAACCTGGACGCCTGGGTGACATACAAAACCTGGGCCGAGCAGCTTGACCCCGGCGAGGGCGAGTTCATCCCCATCGACGGCCCCAAGGGGCTGCGCCGGATTCCGGTGACGGTGATGCGAAACGCGCCCCACCCGGACCTGGCCAGGGCTTTTCTGAAATTCCTGGAAACGGACGAGGCCCGAGCCGTGTTTCTTGAAAATGGGTACGAGCCGTACTGA
- a CDS encoding restriction endonuclease: MIPTIQVIDELGGSGTNQEIAEGVIQFLGLAEEITSQPHNPEKSSQNEVEYRLAWARTYLKKVGLIDNSERGVWSFTEKYQRGMKLDAEEIVQSVRGLSKNSKKKVINEAPEAIPETGDWREVMHQTILALDPNAFERLTKRLLREIGFVQVEVTGKSGDGGIDGKGIVKIQDVLSYHVVFQCKRYKGSVGPGAIRDFRGAMVGRADKGLFITTGTFSREATREATRDGASPIDLIEGDDLVEMLKKLRLGVNVRMVEEVEVDGQWFEKI; this comes from the coding sequence ATGATTCCGACGATCCAGGTCATTGACGAGCTTGGAGGATCAGGAACCAACCAGGAAATCGCCGAGGGAGTGATCCAGTTCCTTGGCCTTGCCGAAGAAATCACTTCCCAACCCCACAACCCGGAAAAGTCCAGCCAGAACGAAGTCGAGTATCGTCTCGCCTGGGCCAGGACCTATCTCAAGAAGGTCGGATTGATCGACAACTCCGAGCGGGGCGTCTGGTCATTCACGGAAAAGTACCAGCGCGGGATGAAGCTTGATGCTGAAGAGATTGTCCAATCTGTTCGCGGTCTCAGCAAGAACTCGAAGAAGAAGGTGATCAACGAAGCCCCGGAGGCCATCCCTGAAACGGGCGATTGGCGCGAGGTCATGCACCAAACAATTCTAGCCCTTGACCCCAATGCTTTTGAACGCCTGACCAAACGCCTCCTCCGTGAAATCGGTTTCGTTCAAGTCGAAGTCACTGGCAAATCCGGTGACGGTGGCATTGACGGGAAAGGGATCGTGAAGATTCAGGATGTCCTGAGCTACCACGTTGTCTTCCAATGCAAACGCTACAAGGGCTCCGTAGGGCCGGGAGCAATCCGGGACTTCAGGGGGGCCATGGTGGGCAGAGCCGACAAAGGGCTATTCATCACCACAGGGACGTTTTCACGCGAAGCCACCAGGGAAGCGACCCGTGACGGGGCTTCACCGATAGACCTGATCGAAGGCGATGACCTCGTTGAAATGCTCAAGAAGCTTCGACTCGGTGTGAATGTTCGGATGGTTGAGGAAGTTGAAGTTGATGGGCAGTGGTTTGAAAAGATATGA
- a CDS encoding class I SAM-dependent methyltransferase, producing MTATLRTFRLVCDDHAVPHVEALLAAQGFAFEPEPFYPLARRLIREPFALGDSLAARFGLIYIQDRSSMLPPLLLDPEAGASVLDMCSAPGSKTGLLSRLVGREGFVFASEPSADRLGTLRANLRRTGSVNTATAKAKAQDLPFPDGSWDCIQLDPPCSGWGTVDKNPKVMELWGEGKTGPLVALQKTLLTKAAALLAPDGSVLYSTCTTNVEENEAQVAWALDTLDLALEPLAAPPGFIFGQPELPGMDGVLRVAADSEGQGFFLARFRKQGGACATLDPGAQKTELPGHRLDLSRMAGSDILHLPGLPPGEVYDFGGKAFFLHEQGLARIPQSLRWQGFALGKVSGQGRDARFRPDGAARILLPPPGTRNGPDALRLDDIADLERLLSGQSLPHAPGKGPVGLYYRDVPLAWLSRKGNRVVMSMK from the coding sequence ATGACCGCCACACTTCGCACATTCAGGCTTGTCTGCGACGACCACGCCGTGCCGCACGTCGAGGCGCTGCTGGCCGCTCAGGGGTTCGCCTTCGAGCCCGAGCCGTTCTACCCGCTGGCCCGCAGGCTTATCCGGGAGCCCTTTGCCCTGGGCGACAGCCTGGCCGCCCGCTTCGGGCTCATCTACATTCAGGACCGCTCCTCCATGCTGCCGCCCCTGCTGCTCGATCCGGAGGCAGGCGCGAGCGTGCTCGACATGTGTTCGGCTCCGGGCAGCAAGACCGGCCTGCTATCGCGCCTGGTCGGGCGCGAGGGGTTCGTCTTCGCGTCCGAGCCTTCCGCCGACCGGCTGGGCACCTTGCGCGCCAACCTGCGCCGGACCGGTTCGGTCAACACGGCCACGGCCAAGGCCAAGGCGCAGGACCTGCCGTTCCCCGACGGCTCGTGGGACTGCATCCAGCTCGACCCGCCGTGCAGCGGCTGGGGAACCGTGGACAAGAACCCCAAGGTCATGGAGCTGTGGGGCGAGGGCAAGACCGGCCCGCTGGTGGCCCTGCAAAAGACGCTCCTGACCAAGGCCGCGGCCCTGCTCGCGCCAGACGGCAGCGTGCTCTACTCCACCTGCACCACCAATGTGGAGGAGAACGAGGCCCAGGTGGCCTGGGCTTTGGACACCCTCGACCTCGCGCTGGAGCCCCTGGCCGCGCCGCCCGGCTTCATCTTCGGCCAGCCCGAGCTGCCGGGCATGGACGGCGTGCTGCGCGTGGCCGCGGATTCCGAGGGGCAGGGATTTTTCCTGGCCCGGTTCCGCAAGCAAGGCGGCGCGTGCGCAACCCTCGACCCTGGAGCGCAAAAAACGGAGCTGCCCGGCCACCGGCTGGACCTCTCGCGCATGGCCGGGAGCGATATCCTGCACCTGCCGGGCCTGCCGCCGGGCGAGGTATACGACTTTGGCGGCAAGGCGTTTTTTCTCCACGAGCAGGGGCTGGCGCGGATTCCCCAGTCGTTGCGCTGGCAGGGGTTTGCCCTTGGCAAGGTGTCGGGCCAGGGCCGGGATGCGCGCTTCAGGCCCGACGGGGCGGCCCGCATACTCCTGCCGCCGCCCGGAACGCGAAACGGGCCGGACGCCCTGCGCCTCGACGATATCGCCGACCTTGAGCGGCTGCTTTCGGGCCAGAGCCTGCCCCACGCGCCCGGCAAGGGGCCGGTGGGCCTCTACTACCGGGACGTGCCCCTGGCCTGGCTGTCGCGCAAAGGCAACCGGGTCGTAATGTCGATGAAATAG